In Ruania zhangjianzhongii, the following proteins share a genomic window:
- a CDS encoding acyltransferase family protein: MASTLAPPSPTRLSPTAPAIETPLTGVHATAVETLPAVATPPKTRAPHRRARDPFIDLVRAGATVAVLSVHWLMPQVAWDGSTLSIGNSLSEGAGWLVTWVLQVLPLLFFAAGAAAGLERPRPITHTLRRRLPRLVLPVLALAGTWLLAALLLPLLGVPATAVERVIRIVPQPLWFLGVYLALMILTPLLRRLVDAVGWAAPVALTLVPVAVDLLRFTGVAPQLAWLNLLAVWTVPYTIGLAYARRGEPRLGARTWWVTSAVALVALITLTTAGPYPISMIGMPGDAISNLGPPTLAALAHGVLLTTVALALRGPLTRLAAGPVRRAVSWVSARSMTLYLWHLTAMFTVVGVALLGLGLEVPTAWTPAWFAQWPLWCAAAAAVLIALVRVYHRFETGPVRR, translated from the coding sequence GTGGCCAGCACCCTCGCTCCCCCATCACCCACCCGGCTCAGCCCCACCGCGCCGGCCATCGAGACCCCGCTCACCGGGGTGCACGCCACGGCCGTGGAGACCCTGCCGGCAGTGGCCACCCCACCCAAGACCCGGGCGCCGCACCGGCGCGCCCGAGATCCGTTCATCGACCTGGTCCGCGCCGGGGCCACCGTCGCGGTGCTCAGCGTGCACTGGCTGATGCCGCAGGTGGCCTGGGACGGTTCTACGCTGAGCATCGGCAACAGCCTGAGCGAGGGCGCCGGCTGGCTGGTCACCTGGGTGCTGCAGGTGCTGCCGCTGCTGTTCTTCGCAGCGGGCGCCGCCGCTGGGCTGGAACGCCCTCGCCCCATCACCCACACCCTGCGCCGCCGGCTGCCGCGCCTGGTGCTGCCGGTACTCGCGCTGGCCGGTACCTGGCTGCTGGCCGCGCTCCTGCTCCCCCTTCTCGGCGTACCGGCGACGGCGGTGGAACGGGTGATCCGGATCGTTCCCCAGCCGTTGTGGTTCCTCGGGGTGTACCTGGCCCTGATGATCCTCACGCCATTGCTGCGCCGCCTGGTCGACGCCGTGGGGTGGGCTGCCCCGGTGGCGCTCACCCTGGTCCCGGTGGCGGTGGACCTGCTCCGGTTCACCGGGGTGGCGCCGCAGCTCGCGTGGCTGAACCTGCTCGCCGTCTGGACAGTGCCGTACACGATCGGCCTGGCCTACGCCCGCCGTGGCGAGCCTCGGCTGGGCGCACGAACCTGGTGGGTGACCTCCGCCGTCGCCCTGGTGGCCCTGATCACCCTGACCACCGCGGGGCCGTACCCGATCAGCATGATCGGCATGCCCGGCGATGCGATCTCCAACCTCGGCCCGCCGACCCTGGCCGCGCTCGCCCACGGCGTGCTGCTCACCACGGTGGCGCTCGCGCTGCGCGGACCGCTGACCCGGCTGGCGGCCGGCCCGGTGCGGCGCGCAGTGAGCTGGGTGAGTGCGCGGTCGATGACCCTCTACCTGTGGCACCTCACGGCGATGTTCACGGTGGTGGGCGTCGCACTGCTCGGCCTGGGGCTGGAGGTGCCCACCGCGTGGACGCCGGCCTGGTTCGCCCAGTGGCCGCTGTGGTGCGCGGCGGCGGCAGCGGTGCTGATCGCGCTGGTCCGGGTGTACCACCGGTTCGAGACCGGCCCGGTGCGCCGCTGA
- a CDS encoding response regulator: protein MRIAIAEDSAILRDGLIALLHRRGHDVVAAVDNGTELLAVAGEQADAGTPCDVAVIDIRMPPTFTDEGLRTALELRGRYPEHGVLLFSQYVETRFATELLRGDARAIGYLLKDRVADVSEFVDALERIAAGQTVLDPEVISQLLRSSPDRAALDRLTPREREVLELMALGRTNSAIAKSLYLSAGAVEKNISSIFGKLDLPSDDAAHRRVLAVVRYLQQA, encoded by the coding sequence ATGCGGATCGCGATCGCCGAGGACTCGGCCATTCTGCGCGACGGGCTGATCGCGCTGCTGCACCGGCGGGGGCACGACGTGGTCGCAGCAGTGGACAACGGCACGGAGCTGCTCGCCGTCGCCGGTGAGCAGGCGGATGCGGGCACCCCCTGCGATGTGGCGGTGATCGACATCCGGATGCCACCCACGTTCACCGACGAAGGCCTGCGCACCGCCCTGGAGCTGCGCGGCCGGTATCCCGAACACGGCGTGCTGCTGTTCTCCCAGTACGTGGAGACCCGGTTCGCTACCGAGCTGCTGCGCGGGGATGCCCGTGCGATCGGGTACCTGCTCAAGGACCGGGTGGCGGATGTGAGCGAGTTCGTCGATGCCCTGGAGCGGATCGCCGCCGGTCAGACCGTGCTGGACCCGGAGGTGATCAGCCAGCTGCTGCGCTCCAGTCCCGACCGTGCTGCTCTGGACCGGCTCACCCCGCGCGAGCGCGAAGTGCTGGAGCTGATGGCGCTGGGCCGGACCAACTCCGCGATCGCCAAGTCGCTGTACCTGTCCGCCGGGGCGGTGGAGAAGAACATCTCCTCGATCTTCGGCAAGCTCGACCTGCCCTCCGACGACGCCGCGCACCGCCGCGTGCTGGCGGTGGTCCGCTACCTGCAGCAGGCCTGA
- a CDS encoding sensor histidine kinase, which produces MSTTATMTDITVEPTVSSRRGPQKFWSAPFRPRAWSDFGTHLLILLVAPFGFAYAVLTVVLTAALAVTVVGLYVPGWLVLGARGWGGMFRGFARLLGVDVRAPLPRRRGKGFWRGLGRTIGDGAGWRAVLFLFIAFPLAILSAVLVIVFLVTALGCLTYGIWYRFLPLQQAADGTWHRGAMLWDGTPMDSPAGIAAYAAVGLILWFLWPQLARGFAAVWTALIGLLLGPTRYSLRVAKLQTSRGRTVENADAKLRWIERDLHDGTQARLVALAMQLGEAKESLETDPDEARTLVAAAHVATKDALTELRELARGIRPPALEAGLTVAVETLAARSSLPVTVDVPEDLRPAPSIESIAYFSIAELITNAVKHSGATGVYVLAEQRKRQLWLRVRDDGLGGAAIGVPSADGHGSGLAGLRDRVDSVDGTLHVDSPEGGPTVVTITLPMQVRDR; this is translated from the coding sequence ATGAGCACTACCGCTACTATGACCGACATCACAGTGGAGCCGACGGTGTCGAGCCGGCGCGGGCCACAGAAGTTCTGGTCCGCTCCCTTCCGCCCGCGCGCCTGGAGCGATTTCGGCACCCACCTGCTGATCCTCCTGGTAGCACCGTTCGGCTTCGCCTACGCCGTGCTGACTGTGGTGCTCACCGCGGCGCTGGCGGTCACCGTGGTGGGCCTGTACGTGCCGGGCTGGCTGGTGCTAGGGGCCCGCGGCTGGGGTGGCATGTTCCGGGGGTTCGCGCGGCTCCTCGGCGTCGATGTGCGCGCGCCGCTGCCGCGGCGCCGGGGGAAGGGGTTCTGGCGCGGGCTGGGCCGCACGATCGGCGACGGCGCGGGCTGGCGCGCGGTGCTGTTCCTGTTCATCGCGTTCCCGCTGGCGATCCTGAGTGCCGTGCTGGTGATCGTTTTCCTGGTGACGGCGCTCGGCTGCCTGACCTACGGGATCTGGTATCGGTTCCTGCCACTGCAGCAGGCCGCGGACGGTACCTGGCACCGAGGCGCCATGCTCTGGGACGGCACTCCGATGGACTCTCCGGCCGGGATCGCCGCCTATGCCGCGGTCGGGCTGATCCTGTGGTTCCTCTGGCCACAGCTCGCCCGTGGCTTCGCGGCCGTGTGGACCGCGCTGATCGGGCTGCTGCTGGGACCCACCCGGTACAGCCTGCGGGTGGCCAAGCTGCAGACCTCACGAGGCCGCACGGTGGAGAACGCCGACGCCAAGCTGCGCTGGATCGAGCGGGACCTGCACGACGGCACCCAGGCCCGGCTGGTGGCCTTGGCGATGCAGCTGGGCGAGGCAAAAGAGTCGCTGGAGACGGACCCGGACGAGGCGCGGACCCTGGTCGCAGCGGCACACGTCGCCACCAAGGACGCGTTGACCGAGCTGCGCGAGCTGGCCCGGGGCATCCGCCCGCCAGCGCTGGAGGCCGGACTGACCGTAGCGGTGGAGACGCTGGCCGCGCGCAGCTCGCTGCCGGTGACCGTGGACGTGCCCGAGGACCTGCGCCCGGCCCCGTCGATCGAGTCGATCGCCTACTTCAGCATCGCCGAGCTGATCACCAATGCGGTCAAGCACTCCGGCGCCACCGGGGTGTACGTGCTGGCGGAGCAACGCAAGCGCCAGCTCTGGCTGCGCGTGCGCGACGACGGCCTCGGCGGCGCGGCGATCGGCGTGCCCAGCGCGGACGGGCACGGCAGCGGGCTCGCCGGACTGCGCGATCGGGTGGACTCGGTGGACGGGACCCTGCACGTGGACAGCCCCGAAGGCGGCCCGACCGTAGTGACCATCACGCTGCCGATGCAGGTGCGCGACCGCTGA
- the mscL gene encoding large conductance mechanosensitive channel protein MscL, whose protein sequence is MRGNAVLQGFKDFIARGNAVDLAVGVVIGAAFGAVVTALVDNVLNPLIGGIFGQPNLDRIWVITLSPAVGGGEPTEVLFGAVLTALINFLLVAAAIYFCVVMPLNKLAERRARGEEEEPEPPAEDVALLTEIRDLLAQPKV, encoded by the coding sequence ATGAGAGGGAATGCCGTGCTGCAGGGGTTCAAGGATTTCATCGCTCGAGGCAATGCCGTCGACCTCGCCGTTGGTGTGGTCATCGGTGCCGCCTTCGGTGCCGTAGTCACGGCACTCGTGGACAACGTGCTCAACCCGCTGATCGGCGGGATCTTCGGCCAGCCGAACCTGGACCGGATCTGGGTGATCACGCTCAGCCCGGCCGTGGGTGGCGGAGAGCCGACCGAGGTGCTCTTCGGAGCAGTACTGACGGCGTTGATCAACTTCCTCCTCGTCGCCGCCGCGATCTACTTCTGCGTGGTGATGCCGCTGAACAAGCTGGCCGAGCGCCGCGCCCGGGGAGAGGAAGAGGAGCCGGAGCCGCCGGCCGAGGATGTCGCGTTGCTGACCGAGATCCGCGACCTGCTCGCCCAGCCGAAGGTATAA
- a CDS encoding SAF domain-containing protein — protein sequence MGSDSSRQRPGVRHRLLSRRSLRRLRPVLWRSRFLLAALCLAWVVVLLVPALRPPAPSHTVLVAERDLPAGAELGAGDLAEIELAEVPDGVASRERLIGRRLAVGVPAGLPLVETLLVGPGVASGAPPGTVVTPIRLADPALLQLLQVGDRLDLYLAPAVSDLGGAHQAELVTSGALVLSILDGAEAADGLLDTGSGADNGVIIVSVDAGDATLLTGASGLASFRAVVVPDV from the coding sequence ATGGGTTCAGATTCCTCCCGGCAACGGCCAGGTGTGCGCCACCGGCTGCTCTCTCGCCGATCGCTGCGCCGACTGCGGCCGGTGCTGTGGCGGTCCCGGTTTCTGCTGGCCGCACTGTGCCTGGCCTGGGTCGTGGTGCTGCTGGTGCCGGCGCTGCGGCCGCCCGCACCGTCGCACACAGTGCTGGTTGCCGAACGCGACCTGCCGGCCGGTGCCGAGCTCGGCGCCGGTGACCTGGCCGAGATCGAGCTGGCAGAGGTGCCCGACGGCGTGGCGAGCCGCGAGCGCCTGATCGGGCGGCGGCTCGCCGTCGGGGTGCCGGCCGGGCTGCCGCTGGTGGAGACCCTGCTGGTCGGCCCCGGAGTAGCCTCCGGCGCACCGCCGGGCACTGTGGTCACCCCGATCCGGCTGGCCGATCCGGCGTTGCTGCAGCTGCTGCAGGTGGGCGATCGGCTCGACCTCTACCTGGCCCCCGCGGTGAGTGACCTGGGCGGAGCCCACCAGGCCGAGCTGGTCACCTCCGGGGCACTGGTGCTCAGCATTCTCGACGGCGCCGAGGCCGCCGACGGATTGCTGGATACCGGAAGTGGCGCGGATAACGGCGTGATCATCGTGTCGGTTGACGCTGGGGACGCTACTCTGCTAACCGGCGCCAGCGGATTGGCGTCCTTCCGGGCCGTGGTGGTTCCGGACGTCTAG
- a CDS encoding FmdB family zinc ribbon protein: protein MPTYAYACSQCSHRFDIYQSFTEDALTICPECAQQSLRKVYSSVGVVFKGSGFYRNDSRSSESSSSPAAKSESTSEGKTESKSESTTGSGSDAKPATKSSEKSGSSAAPAKAAASS, encoded by the coding sequence GTGCCTACCTACGCGTATGCGTGCTCACAGTGCTCTCACCGGTTCGACATCTACCAGTCGTTCACGGAGGACGCCCTCACCATCTGCCCCGAGTGCGCCCAGCAGTCGCTGCGCAAGGTGTACTCCTCGGTGGGTGTGGTGTTCAAGGGGTCCGGCTTCTACCGGAACGACTCGCGGTCCTCGGAGAGCTCCAGCTCACCGGCTGCGAAGAGTGAGTCGACCAGCGAGGGTAAGACCGAGAGCAAGAGCGAGAGCACGACCGGCTCGGGCTCCGACGCCAAGCCGGCCACGAAGTCCAGCGAGAAGTCCGGTTCGTCTGCAGCGCCTGCCAAGGCGGCCGCCTCCAGCTGA
- a CDS encoding penicillin acylase family protein, which translates to MPGKSIVRRVLLAISALLVVVLVIGTVTTFTFIRRPLPAESGDITIPGLSGDIEVIRDERGIPQIYADDPVDLFMAQGYVNAQDRFFEMDYRRHLTAGRMAELVGNVETAINADRAIRTMGWRDVAEQEWELLDADTRAYLTAYADGVNAYLADRAPSETALEYTVLGLNVEVTDIEPWHPVDSLAWLKAMAWDLMGNYSDELNRASVYGRTGEVDMVEAIYPDYPIGENLPILPTPEEIANQQEQAAAGGSPGVAGQAWGAGSPQAADDGAASQPGEVTSPEATAGTAGRAGPGTLTAIEDALDALRAVPHPMGGGDGIGSNSWVVSGEHTATGMPMLANDPHLAPSAPGIWYQQGLHCRTVSADCPFDVAGFGFAGMPGVVIGHNANLAWGLTNLASDSSDFFLERVFSDGTYLYDDERLPLTERTEVIEVNGADPIEVTVRSTEHGPLISDAIGATRAAGEAPLAENAPAPGPDGYGVALSWTALQPGRTMDAVFMFNTAAGPEDIAAAAERFEVPTQNIIYATTDGDIGYQAPGTIPVRNRVTGGPVPSDGTWPRPGWDPAYDWQGFLDFEDLPAEVNPEAGIIVAANQPVQNLRRHSELGVDFDYGYRAQEIRDQLEQRIEAGQLITAADMNDIQMVETNPAAEMLVPTLQEVRIEEESADFVHQAVDLFDDWDYVNSADSAAAAYFSSVWANVLRLTFWDQVPQAQRPSGNSRSIAVVAELLDDEDSPWWDDRATLNVVEQRDEILAQALVDARAQLTVSLGMEPTDWRWGRLHELTPTHAVLGGDAVPGFVADYVNLPRTELGGGPSIVNATGWSAAEWDEDGYPQFSVNWVPSMRMVVDTADLDASTWVNLTGNSGHPASSHYDDQYQAWADGETFAWPFTRAAVEEAGAETLRLHP; encoded by the coding sequence GTGCCTGGGAAGTCCATCGTCCGCCGAGTCCTGCTGGCCATCTCCGCCCTCCTCGTGGTGGTGCTGGTGATCGGCACTGTGACCACATTCACCTTCATTCGCCGCCCGCTGCCTGCGGAGTCCGGCGATATCACCATCCCCGGGCTCTCCGGCGACATTGAGGTGATCCGGGACGAGCGCGGCATCCCACAGATCTACGCCGATGATCCGGTCGACCTGTTCATGGCGCAGGGCTACGTCAACGCCCAGGACCGGTTCTTCGAGATGGACTACCGCCGGCACCTGACCGCCGGGCGGATGGCCGAGCTGGTGGGCAACGTGGAGACCGCGATCAACGCCGACCGCGCGATTCGCACGATGGGCTGGCGGGACGTTGCCGAGCAGGAGTGGGAGCTGCTCGACGCCGATACCCGCGCCTACCTCACCGCCTACGCCGACGGGGTGAACGCCTACCTCGCCGACCGAGCCCCGAGCGAGACCGCGCTGGAGTACACCGTGCTCGGGCTGAACGTCGAGGTCACCGACATCGAACCGTGGCACCCGGTCGACTCGCTCGCCTGGCTGAAGGCGATGGCCTGGGACCTGATGGGTAACTACAGCGATGAGCTGAACCGGGCATCGGTGTACGGGCGCACCGGCGAGGTGGACATGGTGGAGGCGATCTATCCGGACTACCCGATCGGGGAGAACCTGCCGATCCTGCCTACCCCGGAAGAGATCGCGAACCAGCAGGAACAAGCCGCAGCCGGGGGGTCGCCGGGAGTGGCGGGGCAGGCCTGGGGTGCGGGGTCGCCGCAGGCTGCCGACGACGGCGCAGCCTCCCAGCCAGGTGAGGTCACCTCGCCGGAGGCTACAGCGGGCACCGCCGGGCGCGCCGGTCCGGGAACGCTTACCGCGATCGAGGACGCCCTGGACGCGCTGCGGGCAGTACCGCATCCGATGGGGGGTGGTGACGGCATCGGCTCGAACTCCTGGGTGGTCTCCGGTGAGCACACCGCGACCGGGATGCCGATGCTGGCCAACGACCCGCACCTGGCGCCGTCCGCACCCGGGATCTGGTACCAGCAGGGGCTGCACTGCCGCACCGTGAGCGCCGACTGCCCGTTCGACGTGGCCGGGTTCGGGTTCGCCGGGATGCCCGGCGTGGTGATCGGGCACAACGCGAACCTGGCCTGGGGGCTGACCAACCTCGCCTCGGACTCCTCGGACTTCTTCCTCGAACGGGTCTTCAGCGACGGCACCTACCTCTACGACGACGAACGTCTGCCGCTGACCGAGCGCACCGAGGTGATCGAGGTGAACGGCGCGGATCCGATCGAGGTCACCGTGCGCTCCACCGAGCACGGCCCGCTGATCTCGGACGCCATCGGCGCGACCCGAGCCGCCGGAGAGGCACCGCTGGCCGAGAACGCTCCCGCTCCCGGGCCGGACGGCTACGGCGTGGCGCTGTCCTGGACCGCACTGCAGCCCGGTCGCACGATGGACGCGGTGTTCATGTTCAACACCGCCGCCGGCCCGGAGGACATCGCTGCCGCGGCCGAGAGGTTCGAGGTGCCCACCCAGAACATCATCTATGCCACGACCGACGGTGATATCGGCTACCAGGCCCCCGGCACCATCCCGGTGCGGAACCGGGTGACCGGTGGCCCGGTGCCCTCGGACGGCACCTGGCCCCGGCCCGGCTGGGACCCGGCCTATGACTGGCAGGGGTTCCTGGACTTCGAGGACCTCCCGGCGGAGGTCAACCCGGAGGCGGGGATCATCGTCGCCGCCAACCAGCCGGTGCAGAACCTGCGCCGGCACTCCGAGCTGGGCGTGGACTTCGACTACGGCTACCGGGCCCAGGAGATCCGGGACCAGCTCGAGCAACGCATCGAAGCGGGCCAGCTGATCACCGCGGCGGACATGAACGACATCCAGATGGTGGAGACGAACCCGGCCGCCGAGATGCTCGTGCCCACCCTGCAGGAGGTGCGGATCGAGGAAGAGAGCGCCGACTTCGTCCATCAAGCAGTGGACCTGTTCGACGACTGGGACTACGTGAACAGTGCCGACTCGGCCGCAGCCGCCTACTTCTCCTCGGTGTGGGCGAACGTGCTCCGGCTGACCTTCTGGGACCAGGTCCCGCAAGCGCAGCGGCCGAGCGGGAACAGCCGCTCGATCGCCGTGGTGGCGGAGCTGCTCGACGACGAGGACAGTCCGTGGTGGGACGACCGGGCCACCCTGAACGTGGTGGAGCAGCGCGACGAGATCCTGGCGCAGGCGCTGGTGGATGCCCGTGCCCAGCTGACCGTGTCCCTGGGGATGGAGCCGACCGACTGGCGCTGGGGGCGGCTGCACGAGCTCACCCCGACCCATGCGGTGCTCGGCGGGGACGCGGTCCCGGGCTTCGTGGCCGACTACGTCAACCTGCCTAGGACCGAGCTGGGCGGCGGGCCGTCGATCGTGAACGCCACCGGGTGGAGCGCGGCGGAGTGGGATGAGGACGGGTACCCGCAGTTCTCGGTGAACTGGGTGCCGTCGATGCGGATGGTGGTGGACACCGCGGATCTGGATGCTTCCACCTGGGTGAATCTGACCGGTAACTCCGGGCACCCGGCGTCCTCGCACTACGACGACCAGTACCAGGCCTGGGCCGACGGCGAGACGTTTGCCTGGCCGTTCACCCGGGCCGCTGTGGAGGAAGCCGGGGCGGAGACGCTGCGGCTGCACCCCTAG
- a CDS encoding 5-formyltetrahydrofolate cyclo-ligase, whose protein sequence is MWSLASSLPHYDGLELDDAKQLLRASVHQHRKKRSEKEHHAAAEQIAEHARELLDGVRCAAAYAARPTEPETTALLRVLDDAGVEILLPMLGPGLSRDWAVYHPGDQLEVRAPGRPPDPEGPGLGEDAITRADVVFAPALSVDTQGIRLGQGGGWYDRVLRFVRPGTRVFAVIFDDERSSDPLPSAPHDRPVDGVLTPSGWELLGG, encoded by the coding sequence ATGTGGTCCCTGGCCAGCTCTCTCCCGCACTACGACGGGCTGGAGCTCGACGACGCCAAGCAGTTGCTGCGTGCCTCGGTGCACCAGCACCGGAAGAAGCGGTCGGAGAAGGAGCATCACGCTGCTGCCGAGCAGATCGCCGAGCACGCTCGCGAGCTGCTCGACGGTGTGCGCTGCGCCGCTGCCTATGCCGCCCGGCCCACCGAGCCGGAAACCACTGCGCTGCTGCGCGTGCTGGACGACGCCGGAGTGGAGATCCTGCTGCCGATGCTCGGACCGGGCCTGAGCCGGGACTGGGCGGTCTACCATCCGGGAGACCAGCTCGAGGTGCGCGCCCCGGGCCGCCCACCGGACCCGGAGGGCCCCGGTCTCGGTGAGGACGCGATCACCCGTGCGGACGTGGTGTTCGCCCCGGCGCTCAGCGTGGACACCCAGGGCATCCGGCTCGGGCAGGGCGGCGGCTGGTACGACCGCGTGCTGCGCTTCGTGCGCCCGGGCACCCGCGTGTTCGCGGTGATCTTCGACGACGAGCGATCCAGCGACCCGTTGCCCTCGGCTCCGCACGACCGCCCGGTGGACGGCGTGCTCACTCCTTCCGGCTGGGAACTGCTCGGCGGCTGA
- a CDS encoding UTP--glucose-1-phosphate uridylyltransferase: MTTVTKTVIPVAGLATRFQPATKAIPKAMLPVVDAPSIEYVVAEAAAAGISDALLITGRGQGAIADHFDSAPELEQALADKGDEERLAKVQATNDLARIHVVRQGEALGLGHAVLTAADHVGEVPFAVQLGDDLIDPRDEILPAMIAAQAELGGSVIALMEVAPEQISLYGSAAVEPVQTHLPDTDVVRVSYMVEKPAPEDAPSNLAMIGRYVLGPGIFDVLRTTAPGRGNEIQLTDALQNLAASGTHPVHGVVFRGRRYDTGNPLDYLKTVVSLGADHPDLGEDFLAWLRDYVAGR; this comes from the coding sequence ATGACCACTGTGACCAAGACCGTGATCCCGGTGGCCGGCCTGGCCACCCGGTTCCAGCCCGCAACCAAGGCCATCCCGAAGGCGATGCTGCCGGTGGTGGACGCACCGTCGATCGAGTATGTGGTGGCCGAGGCCGCAGCAGCCGGGATCAGCGACGCCCTCCTGATCACCGGTCGCGGTCAGGGTGCGATCGCCGACCACTTCGACTCCGCCCCCGAGCTGGAGCAGGCCCTGGCGGACAAGGGTGACGAGGAGCGGCTCGCGAAGGTGCAGGCCACCAACGACCTGGCCCGCATCCATGTGGTCCGTCAGGGGGAGGCGCTCGGCCTCGGCCATGCGGTCCTCACCGCTGCCGACCACGTGGGCGAGGTGCCGTTCGCTGTGCAGCTCGGCGATGACCTGATCGACCCCAGGGACGAGATCCTCCCGGCGATGATCGCCGCGCAGGCCGAGCTCGGCGGTTCGGTGATCGCACTGATGGAGGTAGCACCGGAACAGATCAGCCTCTACGGGAGCGCCGCCGTCGAGCCGGTACAGACCCACCTGCCGGATACGGACGTGGTGCGGGTGAGCTACATGGTGGAGAAGCCTGCCCCGGAGGATGCGCCGAGCAACCTCGCGATGATCGGCCGGTACGTGCTCGGCCCGGGAATCTTCGACGTGCTGCGCACTACTGCCCCCGGGCGGGGGAACGAGATCCAGCTCACCGACGCGCTGCAGAACCTGGCGGCGTCCGGCACACACCCGGTGCACGGGGTGGTCTTCCGTGGCCGCCGTTACGACACCGGTAACCCGCTGGACTACCTGAAGACGGTCGTCTCCCTCGGCGCGGACCACCCGGATCTGGGTGAGGACTTCCTCGCCTGGCTGCGCGACTACGTCGCCGGTCGGTGA
- the glp gene encoding gephyrin-like molybdotransferase Glp, producing the protein MAKSVSAHLKAVLELLGPLPPLDVMLTDASGCILAEDVSAGGDLPPTDLAAYDGYAVRSRDVDGASASSPVTVRVLGDLLAGATHTERLVAHSGVRVASGAHLPAEADAVVPITGTDEGAASVTVYADAPAGAGIRRTGEDLRSGELALASGRRVGDRQIALLGALGRARVAVHPRPRVVVLPVGDELRSPGLPSGSGGVYDANGHALATGVQDVGGRPFRAAPVGDDHGVLRETLEDQLVRADLILTTGGLSDGAHDTVKEVLALLGEVRFDNVAIHPGRQFGIGTIGEGTPIVCLPGDPATAQIAFEVFVRPALLAMAGHSELYRPTVTAAVARGWTSADERRQFVPVTLTGSPDAGYRASPLGPPERPSLNAMSRANALAVVPENITEVAAGDTFACLVLES; encoded by the coding sequence GTGGCCAAGAGCGTCTCCGCGCACCTGAAGGCTGTCCTCGAGCTGCTTGGCCCGTTGCCGCCGCTGGACGTGATGCTCACCGATGCCTCCGGGTGCATCCTCGCCGAGGACGTCTCGGCCGGTGGCGACCTCCCGCCGACGGACCTGGCGGCCTATGACGGCTACGCCGTGCGCTCCCGGGACGTCGACGGCGCCTCCGCGAGCAGCCCGGTCACGGTGCGCGTGCTGGGCGACCTGCTCGCCGGCGCCACCCACACCGAACGCCTGGTCGCGCACAGCGGAGTCCGGGTGGCCTCCGGCGCCCATCTGCCCGCCGAGGCCGACGCGGTGGTCCCGATCACCGGCACCGATGAGGGTGCGGCCTCGGTGACCGTCTACGCGGACGCACCGGCCGGCGCCGGGATCCGCCGCACCGGGGAGGACCTGCGCTCCGGTGAGCTTGCCCTGGCGTCCGGCCGCCGGGTGGGGGACCGGCAGATCGCCTTGCTCGGTGCCCTGGGCCGGGCCCGGGTGGCCGTGCATCCGCGCCCTCGGGTGGTGGTGCTGCCGGTCGGGGACGAGCTGCGTTCGCCCGGGCTGCCGAGTGGCTCCGGTGGGGTCTATGACGCGAACGGGCATGCCCTCGCCACCGGGGTGCAGGACGTCGGTGGCCGCCCGTTCCGCGCCGCACCGGTGGGCGATGACCACGGCGTGCTGCGCGAGACCCTCGAGGACCAGCTGGTGCGGGCGGACCTGATCCTGACCACCGGCGGACTCAGCGACGGCGCCCACGACACCGTCAAAGAGGTGCTCGCCCTGCTCGGTGAGGTGCGGTTCGACAACGTCGCCATCCATCCCGGCCGCCAGTTCGGGATCGGCACGATCGGTGAGGGCACCCCGATCGTCTGCCTCCCGGGGGATCCGGCGACGGCGCAGATCGCCTTCGAGGTTTTCGTCCGTCCCGCTCTGCTCGCCATGGCCGGGCACAGTGAGCTGTACCGGCCCACCGTGACTGCCGCGGTGGCGAGGGGCTGGACCTCGGCCGACGAACGCCGTCAGTTCGTCCCGGTGACTTTGACCGGCAGCCCCGACGCCGGGTACCGGGCCAGCCCGCTGGGACCACCGGAGCGACCGTCTCTGAATGCGATGTCGCGAGCGAACGCGCTCGCCGTGGTGCCGGAGAACATCACCGAGGTGGCTGCCGGGGACACCTTCGCCTGCCTGGTGCTCGAGAGCTGA